GCATTATCCTAACAAAAGCCAGAGCCAGAAAGCGATCCCGAGTTATCTCAGAACGGAATCGAGTTCGCCTCCCGTCTGCTGAGCAAAGCGCCTGCGACCGTGCTGTCCctgcggccggccgacgccgcagaGTTCCTCTTCTTATTTACCTTGCGCGTGTTAGACGGCAAGGAACCACTGCCGAAAGGTGCAGCTGCAGATTTCTGGGTAAAGACTAACCCGACATGCACCCCTCTAAATGCTAGAATCGTGGACTATAGTTGATCGTCTACTAGTCTACCTACGTGAGCCTCAATGGCGATGAAGAAGTACAGCATGCTGTCAAGGGTTCCATGGTAACCCTGGGACCGCTCTTGGCCCAGAGTCTGGCCAGAAACTTTGGAGGGAACGCTTCCCGGAGCGAGCTGGACAAACTCAGCGAGCCATTGAAGAGGCTTGTCAGCCggcatgctgctgcaaggGACTGGCTGCAGACCGCACTCGGCGATGCCTCCTTCCCGAGCAGCAAGGTCAGCGCGGAACAAAAAGCCATATTCGTGAAGAAGGTCATCAGGTACGCAATATACATGAGCTCACTTCGCCCCCCAGAACCTACGGTCGATAATGCCAGTACACTAACATGATATGCATGATTTCAGCTTGAGAGGTGCACGGGCGACCAACCAGGTAGTCCGTGACTTTTGGCTCTCAGCTCGTGGAAGCAACTTCGCGTACGTATCGTGATCAACCCGGGCCCGTTTGACCGCATTGAAACGGCACCATAGAGGCTCGTCTTCGTTCACAGAGGCCGGGTGGACTCTCGACGGGGCTGTGGAAAGGGGCTCGTCGGTTTAGGTCGGTACAGTTCCGCGTCAGGCCACGTCAGCGACTATTTAGTGGGCGAGCAATGCAGTGTATCAAGTGACAGTTGCATAGGGCACGGGAGTATGTCTCGCATATCTTTACCCGGCCCATTGGCGATGGTGACATGATGGCGACATATGAGATACATGTACTGTTACACGGCTGTACAGGGGTGTGGCGTGCTGTCCTGTAAGAGGTTCGGATGGCCTCAAAGACCTATAGCGGACCTGACCACCTCCATTGTCTCTTCCGCGTTTTCTCTCGCCTTGCGCGCGCCTTGCGCCTCGACATAGTCAAGGTAGGTGCTGTCGCTAtccagcagctcaaggaaGCGGCTCCTGATGCCATGGAGACCTTGGATGACAGAATCCGCCATCATCCCTTTGAACTGACGAGGATGAGTCTGACTGTAGGCGTCAGCCAGTTCCGAGGGAGTGCGCTGCTGTGCGTCGAAGATTGACAGGATGTCGAGCAAATTGGAGATGCCGGGCCTGGTGGCTATGTCGTATGAGATGCCAACGTGAGAGTCGGTGAGTGCGGAGGAGATTTTGGCACGAATCTCGTCTGGTGTGTCCGTGATTAAAATGCGCGAGCGCTCGCTCTTGTGCGACTTTGACATTTTGGCGGTTGGGTCTGTGAGCGACATGATGCGATGTACGGGTGCTGCAAGAGCCTGTCAGCTGAAATCCTGCGTTGCTGGTCCCGGGGTGCGGCGTACGAATCATGGTTTCTGGTTGCACAAGACAGGGTCCATAGGCATGGTTGAAGTTTGTAGCGCACTCGCGCGCGAATTCAAGGTGTTGAGCCTGGTCGTGACCGACGGGTACGTGTGTTGCTCTGGGGGTTGAAGAGTGTCAGTCAGCTCacgagggcgagagcggctGCTGAGGGGGCGACGCATACCGATGGACAAGGACATCGGCAGCCTGGAGGACGGGATAGGCAAACAGCCCCAGTTTCAGGCGGGAGCTGACGGGCTGGTCCTCGATGTGGGAGGTAGGCGAAAGGCTGAGCTTTTGCTGCGGGTTGGGAGCTGGGCATCAGCTTCTGGGGCCGGCTTTGTTTGTCGCTTGCCCTCACCTTCCATTGTGTCATTCTCGACAAATACCCAACAGATGCCGTGCAGGAGAGTATCCACATGAGCTCCGAATGCGCCGGGACCTGTCGCGTGCGACGACGTGTGGCCAAAGTCAGTGCGACGAAcgagagacgacggcggtgggcgagggTCACCGACTGAGGACTGATAGAACAGGGTGCAGCGATCCGGGTCAATGCCTATGGCTAGCAGGGCTGCCAATGCCTCTCTCTTGTGCCTCTTGAGTGTGTGGGGGTTCTGCGGCGTGGTGATGGCATGAAGATCGACTATGGAGTATATCAGCTTGGTGTCGGGCTTCTCCTGGTGCTGCAGGCGAAGCCATTGCTGCAGTGCGCCGACATAGTTGCCGAGATGGGGCACGCCCGTGGGCTGTATGCCCGAGAAGACGACCCGGGCCCGGGGCAACGTCTTGctcgcgacggcgcgctgcaTTTGGGGCGACGGCAGAACGGGCCGGGCTTGGGTATGGCGTTGGGCTTTGTCTGAAGAGCATGGTGGGTGAAATACGTCGTCGTTTGTCGGGATCCGTGGTGAGTTTACGTGCCCCACTTCCTTGACATATACTGCACAAATGGAGCTTACCGGGGGCCAAgctacctaaggtaggtaaATAAGTACTACTAATATAGTAGGCACAGGTACCACTCAGTggatgtacgaagtactgaCCTCCAGTTTCCTTACCGACCTACCAGCGAGTGCTACCCTGCATGGTAACGGGCCGACACTGCCCAGCGCAATCATGCCATTCGACTTGGTTGTGTGCGTGCTTGCCGGTATTCGTACGGACGTCAAGCAAACCGTAGACAGAGGCTTGACGTCTGCCTCGAGCTTGCCTTATGATGGTGCGCCCATTGAAGAAAGCTAGGCCCTGTAACTATGACAACGCACGAATCGCGACAgcaggcagcgcagccggATACCCTAGTACTGAGATGGCAAGATGGATAGTCGGCAGTGCGCTTTGCCCAGCGGAGCAGGTGCTacgttagtaccttagtacagtaggtaggtactgcCTGCGACGTACATCAACATCAATACCATGCGCGCGCCGGGGACAAGGGCCAATGATACACACGTAAGCCACTACCAGGTAGGCACAAGGTTGCAACAGAGCGTCTTCCTCCGGTGGTGGTCAAGGCAGGCGTGCATCGCCATTTGCAGAAACGCATGCAGTGGTcatgtacgtacttcgtatgtcGGCTCGAAAGGGACCATTTGCAGACGAGGCAGAGGACAAGGGGAGGCCGCCTTCCTGCTCGGTaaatacctacctaccagGTACCGCCCAGCAAGCTTGCCCTAGCAGCTCTCCCAAGGTTCCGTGGGTACTTGGACCCGGTGATACCTTCCATAGCGCCCATGACACACAGGCGGCAGGGTGGGCAAACCAAGAGCCGCTCCTTTCCGCCACGTCAGTGTCAGcgacagcgccagcgccagtagcgccagcgccagcaagTGCCAGTGTCACCCTTTATCAAATTTGATTAGACACCTTGCCGACTAGCTAGCCGGGCGCTCCTGCCCCGCTGGCCAGTACGTAAGGTAGcttacttcgtacgcacCTGCAGGTTCTCCGCCAGgagccccgcggcgacgtgggGTGGGGGTTCCCACCAGGACCGACCCAACCCAAGGTGGAAGCTCATCATCACGAGTCAACAGCACAGAGCTCGCCATCCACTACTTGACATAATTACCTACCCAACCCCCATACCCATCGACACACGCACGCAATAGTTTTCGTCAAGACGCAAAATTCGGAACACGGACGCTCGCGCGCCCCAATTGCCCCTCCAATATTCGTTCATGCTATCGCGCCTGGCCACCGCCTCGATCCGACTCGCAACTGCCACGAGACACCCCTTGCAGCCTCGTACTGTCCACACCGGCCTTCGTCTGTACACtacggccatggccaaggtcgaCACCTCGTCTCGGCTTTCCAAGCTGAGGGCGTTGATGGAAGAGCGCAGCGTTCATGTGTACAGTGAGTCCGCCAGGCCCTGCGTGCGCCGACATCAACTAACACTGCAACCACAAATAAGTCGTGCCGTCCGAGGATAGCCATAGCTCCGAGTACATCGCCGACTGCGATGCCCGGCGCGAGTTTATATCGGGCTTTACCGGCTCTGCAGGTTGTGCGGTTGTGACCctccaagccgccgccctggccaccGATGGGCGCTACTTCAACCAGGCCTCCAAGCAGCTTGATGATAACTGGACCCTGCTCAAGCAAGGGCTCCAGGACGTCCCGACGTGGCAGGAATGGGCCGCCGAGCAGTCGACCGGTGGAAAGACTGTTGCCGTCGATCCCACCCTTCTCGCTGGGCCCGCTGCCAAGAAGCTTGCGGAGCAGGTTCGCAAGGCTGGCGGCTCTGACCTTGTAGCCCTCGATGATAATCTGGTTGACCTTGCCTGGGCTGACGGTCGGCCCTCGCGCCCCCGTCTGGCCGTCAAAGTCCTTCCCGACAACGTTGCCGGGAAATCAGTACAGGCCAAGATCGCCGATCTCCGccaggagctggccaagaagagcTGTCCCGGCTTCTTCGTTTCCATGCTTGACGAGGTGGCGTGGCTTTTCAACCTCCGCGGAAGCGACATCCCTTATAATCCCGTTTTTTTCTCCTATGCTACTGTCACCCCGCATGCGGCGACCCTCTACATTGACGAATCCAAACTCGACGAAGGATGCAAGTCGCATCTGGTCGCTAACGATGTTACCGTGCGTCCTTACGAAGCATTTTTTCCCGACGCCCGAAATTTACAAGCCGAGGTCAGCGAGAAGAACAAGGCCGCGGGTGCGGCAGCACCTCAGGTGTTTCTCATGTCGAACAAAGGCTCGTGGGCACTGCAGAGAGCTCTTGGAGGTGAGGGCTCAGTGGAGGAAGTCAGAAGCCCCATCGGAGACTCAAAAGCCATCAAAAACGAGACCGAGATGGAGGGTATGCGGGCATGTCATGTGAGGGACGGCGCAGCTCTCATCGAATATTTCGCGTGGCTGGAGGATCAGCTCGTGAATAAGAAAGCTCCgcttgacgaggtcgaggctgccgacaaGCTGGAACAGTTACGATCCAAGAAAGAACACTTTGTCGGCCTATCCTTTCCTACAATCTCATCTACAGGACCCAAGTAAGTCACCCATCATCTTTGCCCCGATGCATCAACCCGCATGACCAAAGCTTCCTAGCATAGGCTAACATAGCTCTTCTCCGCTCAGCGCGGCAATCATACACTATGGCCCAGAAAGGGGAAGCTGTGCAACAATCGACCCCGGGAGTGTGTATCTCTGTGACTCCGGAGCGCAGTTTCTGGATGGCACAACCGACACGACCCGAACGCTGCATTTCGGGAAGCCAACAGAAGCTGAGAGGAGGGCGTATACTCTCGTGCTCAAGGGTGTCATTGGTCTCGACACGGCAGTCTTTCCCAAGGGCACTTCCGGTTTTGCGCTGGATTGTCTTGCCCGCCAGCATTTATGGGTGAGTCTTCCGGTCGGCGGCTACCACACATGCACCCGCTCGCAAAGTACGCGACATCGCGATGTGATCGCTGACGTTTATCAGAGAAACGGCTTGGATTATCGACACGGCACGGGCCACGGTGTAGGCTCGTACCTCAACGTCCACGAGGGGCCAATTGGCATCGGCACCCGAGTACAATACACCGAGGTCCCGCTGGCGCCCGGGAACGTCCTCTCCAATGAGCCGGGTTATTACGAGGATGGCAAGTTTGGAATCCGCATTGAGAACATCATGATGGTTAAGGAGGTCAAGACGGAGCAGTGCTTTGGCGACAAGCCTTATCTTGGGTTCGAGCACGTCACCATGGTGCCTTATTGCCGGAATTTGATGGACA
The genomic region above belongs to Purpureocillium takamizusanense chromosome 5, complete sequence and contains:
- the MSW1 gene encoding Tryptophan--tRNA ligase (COG:J~EggNog:ENOG503NUPK); the encoded protein is MQRAVASKTLPRARVVFSGIQPTGVPHLGNYVGALQQWLRLQHQEKPDTKLIYSIVDLHAITTPQNPHTLKRHKREALAALLAIGIDPDRCTLFYQSSVPAHSELMWILSCTASVGYLSRMTQWKQKLSLSPTSHIEDQPVSSRLKLGLFAYPVLQAADVLVHRATHVPVGHDQAQHLEFARECATNFNHAYGPCLVQPETMIPPVHRIMSLTDPTAKMSKSHKSERSRILITDTPDEIRAKISSALTDSHVGISYDIATRPGISNLLDILSIFDAQQRTPSELADAYSQTHPRQFKGMMADSVIQGLHGIRSRFLELLDSDSTYLDYVEAQGARKARENAEETMEVVRSAIGL
- a CDS encoding Xaa-Pro aminopeptidase (COG:E~MEROPS:MER0016544~EggNog:ENOG503NU3T), which codes for MLSRLATASIRLATATRHPLQPRTVHTGLRLYTTAMAKVDTSSRLSKLRALMEERSVHVYIVPSEDSHSSEYIADCDARREFISGFTGSAGCAVVTLQAAALATDGRYFNQASKQLDDNWTLLKQGLQDVPTWQEWAAEQSTGGKTVAVDPTLLAGPAAKKLAEQVRKAGGSDLVALDDNLVDLAWADGRPSRPRLAVKVLPDNVAGKSVQAKIADLRQELAKKSCPGFFVSMLDEVAWLFNLRGSDIPYNPVFFSYATVTPHAATLYIDESKLDEGCKSHLVANDVTVRPYEAFFPDARNLQAEVSEKNKAAGAAAPQVFLMSNKGSWALQRALGGEGSVEEVRSPIGDSKAIKNETEMEGMRACHVRDGAALIEYFAWLEDQLVNKKAPLDEVEAADKLEQLRSKKEHFVGLSFPTISSTGPNAAIIHYGPERGSCATIDPGSVYLCDSGAQFLDGTTDTTRTLHFGKPTEAERRAYTLVLKGVIGLDTAVFPKGTSGFALDCLARQHLWVSLPVGGYHTCTRSQSTRHRDVIADVYQRNGLDYRHGTGHGVGSYLNVHEGPIGIGTRVQYTEVPLAPGNVLSNEPGYYEDGKFGIRIENIMMVKEVKTEQCFGDKPYLGFEHVTMVPYCRNLMDTSLLTSAEKDWVNAYNAEILAKTKTFFESDPLTMAWLTRETQPLE